One part of the Aliivibrio fischeri ATCC 7744 = JCM 18803 = DSM 507 genome encodes these proteins:
- the ccoS gene encoding cbb3-type cytochrome oxidase assembly protein CcoS: MASLYLLIPIAIMLVCVAVAIFIWAVKSDQFEDLDRQGSEILFDEETKASVKDKKNEH, from the coding sequence ATGGCTAGTTTATATTTATTAATCCCTATCGCGATCATGTTAGTTTGCGTCGCTGTCGCTATTTTCATCTGGGCAGTAAAAAGCGATCAATTTGAAGATTTAGATAGACAAGGTTCCGAAATCCTTTTTGATGAAGAGACGAAAGCCTCAGTAAAAGATAAAAAAAATGAACATTGA
- a CDS encoding sulfite exporter TauE/SafE family protein: protein MNIDFVAAFFVGLMGAGHCIGMCGGISAVISMNASTNRFPKWQFIVCYNIGRLLSYSIFGAVIGGVFVSIASASQSYSALVYLRIFAGLLMCLLALYIANWWKGLVYIELLGKKLWQYISPLTKPLLPLKSPFHAVPFGFLWGWLPCGLVYSTLSWAAVSGNAINGSLLMLSFGLGTLPAMLLVGLGADALKKWLNHVVTKNISGLLLMGYGLQTIYIALNQLS from the coding sequence ATGAACATTGATTTTGTTGCTGCATTTTTTGTGGGCTTAATGGGAGCTGGCCACTGCATAGGTATGTGCGGTGGGATCTCTGCAGTAATTTCCATGAATGCGTCTACTAACCGCTTTCCTAAGTGGCAATTTATAGTTTGTTACAATATTGGAAGACTCCTTTCTTACTCTATTTTTGGAGCAGTGATTGGTGGTGTTTTTGTATCGATAGCGAGTGCAAGTCAAAGTTATAGTGCTTTAGTTTATTTGCGTATATTTGCAGGCTTATTAATGTGTTTGCTTGCGCTTTATATTGCTAACTGGTGGAAAGGCTTAGTCTACATCGAACTATTAGGCAAAAAATTATGGCAATACATCTCACCTCTTACTAAACCACTATTGCCTCTAAAAAGCCCATTTCATGCAGTTCCTTTCGGTTTTCTTTGGGGTTGGCTACCTTGCGGATTAGTTTATTCCACTCTAAGTTGGGCTGCAGTTTCTGGAAATGCCATTAATGGCTCACTATTAATGCTTTCATTCGGATTAGGAACTTTACCCGCAATGTTACTTGTCGGTCTTGGCGCAGATGCACTAAAAAAATGGTTAAATCATGTTGTTACCAAAAATATTAGTGGATTGCTATTAATGGGCTATGGTTTACAAACGATATATATTGCGCTAAATCAATTAAGTTAA
- a CDS encoding heavy metal translocating P-type ATPase, which yields MSKECYHCNEPVPSGSNFHVDILGETRDMCCPGCESVAQTIVENGLSSYYQYRTAPADKADLIPEQLKALTHYDHEEIQKEFVRTNDNYREVTLSLDGVSCAACAWLIEKQLSAAKGIHQIKVNTSTHRALLSWNPEETELSSLLTLIHQLGYKAAPFEADKQEEEYHRSMKQYLYRLGIAGLATMQVMMLAVALYLEVFGDLDEEFRNYLRYVSLVFATPVMLYSALPFYMNAWRSLKTRTLGMDVPVSIAMLFAYFASVVATVTETGEVFFESVAMFTFFLLLGRFLEMRARRKAAAITGNLLKLIPVMATLSSGKRVPARTLDIDDIVVVPPGEHLPADGIVISGTSAIDESMFTGESMPIAKNESDTVYAGTINGDGNLTIKVTKTKADSLISNIVKLQDEAQMSKPKVAEIADLVARYFVAGILIISAFTWFYWHETKPDDAFWIMLSVLVATCPCALSLATPTAITCSTSRLAQFGLMLRRGHVLETLCKVNRLVIDKTGTLTEGNIRLVKVNTFTNTTEEECKALAAELESFANHPIAQAFSSFRKPETTYFERVENVIGSGLIGYHNNSEWKIGHKAFAAPSAQIADEDNYQVWLSKDNQVVAAFSLDDPIRKESKEFIDALHKLGIKITMLTGDSSSAVSKVANELDIDTVVSGASPQGKLEYLTSLPKHEISLMVGDGINDAPTLAGAHLSIAMGSGTDVAKASADMILLGDQLTRLIDARELAMKTRKIIRENLAWALGYNAIILPLAVMGLVAPYIAVIGMSGSSIIVVTNSLRLLKENG from the coding sequence ATGTCGAAGGAATGTTACCACTGCAATGAGCCTGTACCATCAGGCTCAAATTTTCATGTTGATATCTTAGGTGAAACTCGTGATATGTGTTGCCCAGGCTGTGAATCAGTAGCGCAAACTATCGTTGAAAATGGCCTGTCTTCTTATTATCAATATCGTACGGCTCCAGCAGACAAAGCTGATCTAATTCCTGAACAATTAAAAGCACTTACCCATTATGATCATGAAGAAATTCAAAAAGAGTTTGTAAGAACAAATGATAATTATCGTGAAGTGACATTGTCACTTGATGGTGTATCTTGTGCAGCATGTGCATGGCTAATTGAAAAACAACTTTCAGCCGCTAAAGGCATTCATCAAATTAAAGTGAATACCTCAACACATCGAGCGTTGCTTAGTTGGAATCCAGAAGAAACCGAGCTTAGCTCCCTACTTACTTTAATTCATCAGCTAGGCTATAAAGCAGCTCCTTTTGAAGCAGACAAACAAGAAGAAGAATATCATCGTTCGATGAAGCAATATTTATATCGTTTAGGTATTGCTGGATTAGCGACAATGCAGGTAATGATGCTTGCTGTTGCTCTTTATCTTGAAGTATTTGGTGATCTCGACGAAGAGTTCCGTAATTACTTACGCTACGTCAGTCTGGTTTTTGCAACGCCAGTAATGCTTTATTCCGCCTTACCATTTTACATGAATGCGTGGCGTAGCCTTAAAACACGAACATTAGGTATGGATGTCCCTGTTTCAATTGCTATGTTATTTGCTTATTTTGCAAGTGTCGTTGCAACCGTAACTGAAACGGGAGAAGTTTTCTTTGAATCTGTGGCGATGTTTACTTTCTTCTTATTACTTGGTCGTTTTCTTGAAATGCGCGCGAGAAGAAAAGCCGCTGCAATTACAGGTAACCTCCTTAAACTTATTCCAGTAATGGCAACGTTATCTTCAGGAAAGCGAGTTCCGGCTCGTACATTAGATATCGACGATATTGTTGTTGTTCCACCAGGTGAGCACCTTCCAGCTGATGGTATTGTTATTTCAGGAACAAGCGCTATTGATGAATCCATGTTTACCGGTGAATCAATGCCAATAGCAAAGAATGAATCCGATACAGTTTATGCAGGTACGATTAATGGTGATGGCAACCTAACCATCAAAGTTACCAAAACAAAAGCAGACTCGCTCATCTCTAATATTGTGAAACTGCAAGATGAAGCGCAAATGTCCAAACCAAAAGTGGCAGAAATCGCCGATCTTGTTGCTCGCTATTTTGTTGCTGGAATATTGATAATCTCTGCATTTACTTGGTTCTATTGGCATGAAACAAAACCAGATGACGCCTTCTGGATTATGCTTTCAGTACTTGTTGCAACCTGTCCATGTGCCCTTTCATTAGCCACTCCGACAGCCATAACCTGTTCCACATCACGCTTAGCTCAATTTGGACTGATGTTACGTAGAGGACATGTTCTAGAAACGTTATGTAAAGTAAATCGCCTAGTTATTGATAAAACAGGAACTTTAACCGAAGGTAACATTCGCTTAGTTAAGGTGAATACATTCACGAATACGACTGAAGAAGAATGCAAAGCGCTTGCTGCAGAACTCGAATCTTTTGCTAATCACCCAATTGCACAAGCATTTTCATCATTTAGAAAGCCTGAAACTACCTATTTTGAGCGTGTTGAAAATGTAATAGGCTCTGGACTCATTGGTTATCACAATAACAGTGAATGGAAAATTGGTCATAAAGCGTTTGCAGCTCCGTCAGCTCAAATTGCCGATGAAGATAACTATCAAGTTTGGCTATCTAAAGATAATCAAGTTGTAGCTGCATTCTCACTTGATGATCCAATAAGAAAAGAGAGTAAAGAGTTTATTGATGCCTTGCATAAGTTAGGCATCAAAATAACTATGCTTACTGGAGACAGTAGCTCTGCAGTATCTAAAGTTGCTAATGAATTGGATATTGATACCGTCGTTTCTGGTGCTTCTCCGCAAGGAAAATTGGAATATCTCACCTCATTACCAAAGCATGAAATTAGCTTAATGGTTGGTGATGGAATAAATGATGCTCCGACTCTGGCTGGCGCCCATTTATCCATAGCAATGGGATCTGGAACCGATGTTGCTAAAGCCTCTGCTGATATGATTCTACTTGGTGACCAATTAACTCGATTAATTGATGCTCGAGAATTAGCAATGAAAACACGTAAAATTATTCGTGAGAACCTAGCTTGGGCTTTAGGTTACAATGCAATTATTCTACCACTTGCTGTTATGGGATTAGTTGCACCATATATTGCCGTTATCGGAATGTCTGGGAGCTCTATTATTGTAGTAACTAACTCATTGAGGTTATTAAAAGAAAATGGCTAG
- a CDS encoding FixH family protein — MPQPWYKQFWPWFLIILPATVVVACITTFVLFVENDVDLVAEDYYKKGKAINVDLSKIKVAQNLAIHAQVRNLDNVIEIKLDKGKLEHNPAIKAIFTHRTLPNHDFSQILTSDAKGIYRITLEEPITGPWFIELLPHDSSWMVQGRTNFPSKDFFPLGK; from the coding sequence ATGCCTCAACCTTGGTATAAGCAGTTCTGGCCTTGGTTTCTCATTATCCTTCCAGCCACTGTTGTTGTTGCCTGTATTACAACGTTTGTCCTTTTTGTAGAGAATGATGTTGATCTTGTTGCTGAAGATTATTACAAAAAAGGAAAAGCGATTAATGTTGATCTTTCTAAGATTAAAGTCGCTCAAAACTTAGCTATTCACGCTCAAGTCCGTAATCTTGATAACGTTATTGAAATAAAGTTAGATAAAGGGAAGTTAGAACATAACCCTGCTATTAAGGCTATCTTTACTCATAGAACATTACCAAATCATGATTTCTCGCAGATCTTAACCTCTGATGCGAAAGGCATTTACCGCATTACATTAGAAGAACCTATTACCGGTCCTTGGTTTATTGAATTACTACCACATGACAGTTCATGGATGGTTCAAGGCCGAACTAACTTCCCTAGCAAAGATTTTTTCCCTTTAGGTAAATAA
- a CDS encoding FNR family transcription factor — protein MMSDNSANKRIQSGGCAIHCQDCSISQLCIPFTLNDSELDQLDEIIERKKPIQKGQELFKAGDELKCLYAIRSGTIKSYTITEQGDEQITAFHLAGDLVGFDAITEAQHPSFAQALETSMVCEIPYEILDDLSGKMPKLRQQIMRLMSNEIKGDQEMILLLSKKNAEERLAAFLYNLSTRFHQRGFSPREFRLTMTRGDIGNYLGLTVETISRLLGRFQKTEMLTVKGKYITINDHDALAELAGSAKEIK, from the coding sequence ATGATGTCAGATAACTCAGCAAACAAACGAATTCAGTCAGGCGGTTGTGCTATTCACTGTCAAGATTGTAGTATCAGTCAGTTATGTATCCCATTTACTTTGAATGATTCTGAATTAGATCAGTTAGATGAGATCATTGAACGTAAAAAGCCAATTCAAAAAGGCCAAGAGCTATTTAAAGCTGGTGATGAACTTAAGTGTTTATACGCTATACGTTCAGGCACCATCAAAAGCTATACGATTACAGAACAAGGTGATGAGCAAATTACTGCATTCCACCTAGCTGGTGATCTTGTTGGTTTCGATGCGATTACTGAAGCCCAACACCCTAGTTTTGCTCAAGCTCTTGAGACATCGATGGTATGTGAAATTCCTTATGAGATCTTAGATGATTTATCAGGAAAAATGCCAAAACTTCGTCAGCAAATCATGCGCTTAATGAGTAATGAAATTAAAGGTGACCAAGAAATGATCCTTCTTCTTTCTAAAAAGAACGCAGAAGAACGTTTAGCGGCATTCCTTTACAACCTATCAACTCGTTTTCATCAACGTGGTTTCTCTCCAAGAGAATTCCGTTTAACAATGACTCGTGGTGATATTGGTAACTACCTAGGTTTAACTGTTGAAACAATTAGCCGTTTATTAGGTCGTTTCCAAAAAACTGAAATGCTAACAGTAAAAGGCAAATACATCACAATCAATGATCATGATGCCCTAGCTGAGCTTGCTGGTTCTGCGAAAGAAATTAAGTAA